One window of Bacteroides sp. AN502(2024) genomic DNA carries:
- a CDS encoding glycine--tRNA ligase — protein MAQEDVFKKLVSHCKEYGFVFPSSDIYDGLGAVYDYGQMGVELKNNIKKYWWDSMVLLHENIVGIDSAIFMHPTIWKASGHVDAFNDPLIDNKDSKKRYRADVLIEDQLAKYDDKINKEVAKAAKRFGDSFDEAQFRSTNGRVLEHQAKRDALHTRFSKALNDNNLEELRQIIIDEEIVCPISGTKNWTEVRQFNLMFSTEMGSTADGSMKVYLRPETAQGIFVNYLNVQKTGRMKVPFGIAQIGKAFRNEIVARQFIFRMREFEQMEMQFFVKPGTELDWFKKWKEIRLKWHKALGFGDASYRYHDHDKLAHYANAATDIEFLMPFGFKEVEGIHSRTNFDLSQHEKFSGKSIKYFDPELNESYTPYVIETSIGVDRMFLSIMSAAYCEEQLENGESRVVLKLPAALAPVKLAVMPLVKKDGLPEKAREIIDDLKFHFHCQYDEKDSIGKRYRRQDAIGTPYCVTVDHQTLEDNCVTLRNRDTMQQERVAISELNNIIADRVSITSLLKTLQ, from the coding sequence ATGGCACAAGAAGACGTTTTTAAGAAGCTTGTATCGCATTGCAAAGAGTACGGTTTTGTATTCCCCTCAAGCGATATCTACGATGGGCTAGGCGCTGTGTATGACTACGGTCAGATGGGCGTTGAATTGAAAAACAACATTAAGAAATATTGGTGGGACAGCATGGTGCTGTTGCACGAAAACATTGTCGGAATCGACTCTGCCATCTTTATGCACCCTACTATTTGGAAGGCTTCCGGACACGTTGACGCATTCAATGACCCTTTGATTGACAATAAAGATTCTAAAAAGCGTTATCGTGCCGATGTGCTGATTGAAGACCAATTGGCTAAGTATGACGATAAAATCAATAAAGAGGTGGCAAAAGCTGCCAAGAGATTCGGCGATAGTTTTGATGAGGCTCAATTCCGCTCTACCAACGGTCGTGTGTTGGAACATCAGGCAAAGCGCGATGCGCTTCATACTCGTTTCTCAAAGGCTTTGAACGATAATAATCTGGAGGAACTACGCCAAATTATCATTGATGAAGAAATCGTATGCCCGATCTCAGGCACTAAGAACTGGACGGAAGTTCGTCAGTTCAACCTGATGTTCTCTACAGAAATGGGCTCTACTGCCGACGGCTCTATGAAGGTTTATCTTCGTCCGGAAACGGCACAAGGTATTTTCGTAAACTATCTGAATGTGCAGAAAACAGGTCGTATGAAAGTTCCTTTCGGTATTGCACAGATTGGTAAGGCTTTCCGTAATGAGATTGTTGCTCGCCAGTTCATCTTCCGTATGCGTGAGTTCGAACAGATGGAAATGCAGTTCTTCGTAAAACCGGGAACTGAACTCGACTGGTTTAAAAAATGGAAGGAAATCCGGCTGAAATGGCATAAGGCGCTCGGCTTCGGTGATGCAAGTTATCGTTATCACGATCACGATAAACTGGCTCATTATGCCAATGCCGCTACTGACATCGAATTCCTGATGCCGTTCGGATTTAAAGAGGTGGAAGGTATCCACTCCCGTACTAACTTCGACTTGTCACAGCATGAGAAGTTCTCCGGAAAGAGTATTAAATACTTCGATCCTGAACTGAATGAATCATATACTCCGTATGTAATTGAGACTTCTATTGGCGTTGACCGTATGTTCCTCAGCATCATGAGCGCAGCTTATTGCGAAGAGCAACTGGAAAATGGTGAAAGCCGCGTAGTATTGAAATTACCTGCTGCATTGGCTCCGGTGAAACTGGCTGTCATGCCGTTGGTGAAGAAAGACGGTCTGCCTGAAAAGGCTCGTGAGATTATCGATGACTTGAAGTTCCACTTCCATTGCCAATATGATGAGAAAGATAGTATCGGTAAGCGTTATCGCCGTCAGGATGCTATTGGTACTCCGTACTGTGTAACAGTCGACCATCAGACATTAGAAGACAACTGCGTGACATTGCGTAACCGTGATACCATGCAGCAGGAACGTGTCGCTATCTCTGAACTGAATAATATCATCGCAGACAGAGTAAGTATCACTTCTCTATTGAAAACTTTACAATAA
- a CDS encoding RagB/SusD family nutrient uptake outer membrane protein, translating into MITKNKIRIGVMALAVAASFSSCADWLAVDMEDSIMEDQLYGSTEGFLSSLNGVYTKMNENYSTTLSMGAIDVMAQYYDVSKNSTHTYYAFANFQPEQFKSTSNSIWTTQYGLIANLNTLLEHCDEAGSALSALYYPYVKGEALALRAFLHFDLMRIYGPIYRDNTAGAITIPYAETSSKAIQPLLPAKTVMEKIIRDLQAASDLLKDDKIRTEGVMNGESDNPNESVNFRYRQYRMNYFAVQALLARAYLWIGDKEKAYQLATDLIAENKENEIFIWTAKSAVTATNNPDRVFSTEVIFSLYNTSRTKLFDQFFNRSVNLNSILSFQGATLEEGNAESKLTSYFDDMGDLRRECMWKVEEVNQSGEEGGTVSSQKVLCLNKYEGVSAAAYRYMIPLIRMSEIHLIAAECTDDLEEAIGHLNAIRAARNCVNLQLTESDTKASIQEYITNEFMREVIGEGQLFFYYKRHAMPEILAGNGFSEDWWSGDAVRSTVKMDMQDYVWPMPEVEMDKRVTSE; encoded by the coding sequence ATGATTACAAAAAATAAGATTAGAATAGGAGTGATGGCGTTGGCAGTGGCTGCGTCTTTCTCTTCGTGTGCCGATTGGCTTGCCGTTGACATGGAAGACTCCATCATGGAAGACCAACTGTATGGGTCGACCGAAGGCTTTTTGTCTTCTTTGAACGGGGTGTATACAAAAATGAACGAGAACTACTCGACGACGCTCTCCATGGGGGCGATAGATGTCATGGCACAGTATTACGATGTGTCGAAAAACAGTACCCACACCTATTATGCATTTGCCAACTTTCAGCCGGAACAGTTTAAGAGTACTTCCAATTCCATTTGGACTACGCAGTATGGACTGATCGCCAACCTGAATACGCTGTTGGAGCATTGCGACGAAGCGGGTTCGGCTTTGAGTGCCCTCTACTATCCCTACGTGAAGGGAGAGGCACTGGCATTGCGTGCCTTCCTGCATTTCGACCTGATGCGTATCTACGGTCCCATCTATCGCGACAATACGGCAGGCGCCATCACTATTCCTTACGCGGAGACCTCTTCAAAGGCAATACAGCCTTTGCTGCCGGCAAAGACGGTGATGGAGAAAATCATTCGCGACCTACAGGCGGCATCCGACTTGCTGAAGGACGACAAGATACGGACAGAGGGAGTCATGAACGGTGAGTCGGACAATCCGAATGAAAGTGTCAATTTCCGCTATCGCCAGTATCGGATGAACTATTTTGCGGTACAGGCATTGCTGGCAAGAGCCTACCTGTGGATCGGTGACAAAGAAAAGGCTTATCAACTGGCTACGGATCTGATAGCCGAGAACAAAGAGAATGAAATATTCATCTGGACGGCTAAGTCGGCAGTTACAGCAACGAATAATCCCGACCGTGTTTTTTCGACGGAAGTAATATTCTCTCTTTATAACACGTCGCGCACGAAACTGTTCGACCAGTTCTTCAACCGTTCGGTTAATTTGAATTCCATCCTCAGTTTTCAGGGTGCCACGCTCGAAGAGGGTAACGCCGAATCCAAGCTGACTTCCTACTTTGATGACATGGGCGACCTGCGGAGAGAGTGCATGTGGAAGGTGGAAGAGGTCAACCAAAGTGGTGAAGAAGGCGGGACGGTAAGTTCGCAGAAGGTGTTGTGTTTGAACAAATACGAAGGAGTGAGTGCTGCCGCCTATCGCTATATGATTCCGCTGATTCGTATGAGTGAGATTCATTTGATAGCCGCCGAATGTACAGACGATCTGGAAGAGGCCATCGGACATCTGAATGCCATTCGGGCAGCCCGCAACTGTGTGAACCTGCAATTGACAGAGAGTGATACGAAAGCAAGCATCCAGGAATACATTACCAACGAGTTCATGCGTGAGGTGATTGGCGAAGGCCAGTTGTTCTTCTATTACAAGCGTCATGCCATGCCTGAAATATTGGCAGGAAACGGATTTTCAGAAGACTGGTGGAGCGGTGATGCAGTTCGGAGTACGGTAAAGATGGACATGCAGGATTACGTATGGCCGATGCCTGAAGTGGAAATGGATAAACGTGTAACATCTGAATAA
- a CDS encoding FKBP-type peptidyl-prolyl cis-trans isomerase, translating to MSKKIYLFSLVLLALVFTACSETEEVGRYDNWQARSDAFIDSIANVYVGQQNGSIPVTDEKERLYAFPDPTNNQTIYVKKIKKGEGKESPKYTSTVSAHYRMSYFNGDVVQQNFTGAEPTEFDSPAEFSLDGVISGWSYTLVEMKAGDFWTLYIPYQSGYASGTGNDGSLQAYSALVYNVKLDKIVER from the coding sequence ATGAGTAAAAAGATCTATTTATTCTCCTTAGTATTGCTGGCGCTTGTGTTCACTGCTTGCAGTGAGACGGAAGAAGTAGGGCGCTATGATAACTGGCAAGCACGTAGCGATGCCTTTATCGATTCTATTGCGAACGTATATGTCGGACAGCAAAATGGCAGTATACCGGTGACGGATGAAAAAGAAAGACTTTATGCTTTCCCAGATCCGACGAATAATCAGACTATATATGTAAAGAAGATAAAAAAGGGGGAAGGTAAAGAATCTCCTAAATATACTTCTACGGTAAGTGCACATTATCGTATGTCTTATTTTAATGGAGATGTAGTTCAGCAGAATTTTACGGGGGCAGAGCCGACAGAGTTTGATTCTCCTGCAGAGTTTTCTTTAGATGGTGTAATTTCCGGCTGGTCTTATACATTGGTTGAAATGAAAGCTGGTGATTTTTGGACATTGTATATTCCTTATCAAAGTGGTTATGCTTCTGGTACTGGCAACGATGGATCTTTACAGGCATATTCTGCATTAGTCTATAATGTAAAGTTAGATAAGATTGTAGAGCGATAG
- a CDS encoding SusC/RagA family TonB-linked outer membrane protein yields the protein MNAQQAKSEKTTQSSHRVVYRGVVVDEDDLPLVGVNVVLKDNKQVGVTTDGQGRFQLSIPEGKHILVFSYIGMVTQEVRASEGKQMTVRMLADAHQLGETVVTGIYTRNMDSFTGSASTYKVEELKAIGNQNILQSLSVLDPSFVITENNLAGADPNSKLDISINGKTSITGLSDTYGTDPNQPLFILDGFETSLERISDLSMDRVESITILKDAASAAIYGSKAANGVVVVETKKPEAGRLRFTYNGNYQVSWADLSDYNLMNAAEKLEFEKLSGRYGALDANGEILMDVNRELYYSRYRNIVGGLDSYWMNEPLRTAFMHDHSLNAEGGDSAFRYGLTLRYKNAEGVMKNSGRQNIDGTVNLSYRIDRFNFSNQTNVYYTKIDNNVVSFSQFSRANPYYGKYDENGEVYRVLESYPTFTGTEYVYNPLWDFQQKSFNRGDQLTLNNNFNVEYRPIDKLRIIGKFGFTTTRGKTEVFKSPFDSSFANTEELKRGTYSHTNNNSTNYDGSLLVSYGDAIGVHTYNFVGGAQLAENNTTMDAYLTQGYISDKFYNPNFSNSYPDGSKPSSSVVKARSASFYLNGNYAYDMRYLFDFNVRSDGASVFGVNNPFSTTYSLGVAWNIHNEKFFRQSKLVNTLRLRYTFGNPGNQNVDAKLANNEYTYYTQYPNPFGLAAIATKWGNKNLEWKRTLTHNIGVNATLFDRRLSLALDYTLRKSDPELIAVEQPTSTGTSSVPMNIGATKNKNVSMTIGYDILRQRDLLWKVTANLLHTTTTYYNIGDLLEKLNQEGRASQTLIRYYDGASSTALWAIRSMGIDPMTGNEVFQKKDGTYTYQWDSSEEIVCGDSTPKVQGSFGTTVRYKGFSFGMNFTYRLGGQTVLQTLLNKVENINDVAVRYNQDRRALHDRWQKPGDIAKFKRINDTSETKISSRFIADENTLQCASISLGYEDTTSDWIRKAGLSSVTFRIYTNNIFRLSTVKEERGLDYPFSRSISASLGLRF from the coding sequence GTGAACGCCCAGCAGGCGAAGAGTGAAAAAACAACTCAGTCTTCGCATCGGGTGGTGTACAGAGGTGTGGTAGTCGATGAAGACGATTTACCGTTGGTTGGTGTGAATGTAGTTTTGAAAGACAACAAGCAAGTGGGAGTCACTACGGATGGACAAGGTCGTTTTCAATTGAGTATTCCGGAAGGAAAACATATATTGGTGTTCTCATACATCGGTATGGTGACGCAGGAAGTTCGTGCGAGCGAGGGAAAACAGATGACCGTGCGCATGTTGGCGGATGCCCATCAGTTGGGCGAAACGGTAGTGACCGGTATCTATACTCGTAACATGGACAGCTTCACCGGTTCTGCCTCCACATACAAGGTGGAAGAACTGAAAGCCATTGGTAATCAGAATATCCTTCAAAGTTTGAGTGTCCTCGACCCTTCGTTCGTGATTACGGAGAACAATCTCGCTGGTGCCGACCCCAACAGCAAGTTAGACATCAGCATCAACGGAAAGACAAGCATCACCGGACTGTCGGATACCTACGGCACTGACCCCAACCAGCCACTTTTCATCCTCGATGGCTTTGAAACTTCGCTTGAACGGATTTCCGATTTGAGTATGGACCGCGTGGAAAGCATTACCATCCTAAAAGATGCGGCGTCCGCAGCTATCTACGGTTCGAAGGCTGCTAATGGAGTGGTGGTTGTGGAAACCAAGAAACCGGAGGCAGGCAGGTTGCGTTTTACTTACAATGGCAACTATCAGGTGAGCTGGGCGGATTTGAGCGATTACAATCTGATGAATGCAGCAGAAAAACTGGAATTTGAAAAATTGTCGGGACGTTATGGCGCACTTGATGCCAATGGAGAGATCTTGATGGACGTCAATCGCGAACTCTATTATTCGCGCTACCGCAACATCGTGGGCGGGCTGGATTCTTATTGGATGAACGAACCGCTACGCACAGCGTTTATGCATGACCATAGTCTGAATGCCGAAGGTGGTGACTCAGCATTCCGTTATGGACTGACGTTGCGCTATAAGAATGCCGAAGGTGTCATGAAGAACTCGGGCAGACAGAACATCGACGGAACGGTGAACTTGTCGTATCGTATCGATCGTTTCAACTTCTCGAATCAGACGAACGTTTACTATACGAAGATCGACAATAACGTCGTGTCTTTCTCGCAATTCTCACGAGCGAATCCTTATTACGGAAAATACGATGAAAACGGAGAGGTGTATAGGGTGCTGGAGTCGTACCCCACTTTTACCGGGACTGAGTACGTCTATAACCCCTTGTGGGATTTTCAACAGAAGAGCTTCAACAGAGGCGACCAGTTGACATTGAATAATAATTTCAATGTGGAATACCGCCCCATCGACAAGCTACGTATCATTGGAAAGTTCGGTTTCACAACCACACGTGGGAAAACGGAGGTGTTCAAGTCACCGTTCGACTCCTCTTTCGCCAATACGGAAGAACTGAAGAGAGGAACCTACTCGCACACCAACAATAACAGCACCAACTATGACGGAAGCCTGCTTGTCAGCTACGGTGATGCCATTGGAGTGCATACGTACAACTTTGTGGGTGGTGCCCAGCTTGCTGAGAACAATACCACGATGGACGCATACCTGACTCAGGGATACATCAGTGACAAATTCTATAATCCCAACTTCTCGAACTCTTATCCCGACGGTAGCAAGCCTTCTTCTTCCGTTGTCAAGGCACGTTCCGCCAGTTTCTATCTGAATGGTAACTATGCCTATGACATGCGTTATCTGTTCGACTTCAATGTGCGTTCGGACGGTGCTTCCGTTTTCGGTGTGAACAATCCATTCTCTACGACCTACTCATTGGGTGTGGCATGGAACATCCACAACGAGAAGTTCTTCCGTCAGTCGAAGCTTGTGAATACATTGCGTCTGCGCTATACGTTCGGTAACCCAGGTAATCAGAATGTGGATGCTAAGTTGGCAAACAACGAATATACCTATTACACGCAGTATCCCAATCCGTTCGGGCTGGCAGCTATCGCCACCAAGTGGGGGAACAAGAACTTGGAGTGGAAACGCACGCTGACGCACAATATCGGTGTGAATGCCACGCTGTTCGACCGCAGACTGTCATTGGCGCTCGACTACACGCTGCGTAAGTCCGACCCGGAACTGATTGCCGTAGAACAACCTACCTCTACCGGTACCTCCTCCGTGCCGATGAATATCGGTGCCACCAAGAATAAGAATGTCTCCATGACAATCGGATACGACATTCTCCGTCAGCGCGATCTGCTGTGGAAGGTGACCGCCAATCTGCTGCATACTACCACTACCTATTATAATATAGGCGACTTGCTCGAGAAACTGAATCAGGAAGGACGGGCAAGCCAAACCCTGATCCGTTATTACGATGGTGCCAGCTCTACGGCATTGTGGGCAATCCGCTCGATGGGTATCGATCCGATGACCGGAAACGAGGTTTTCCAGAAGAAGGATGGTACATATACCTACCAGTGGGATTCGTCGGAAGAAATTGTATGTGGTGATTCTACACCGAAGGTACAGGGAAGCTTCGGCACTACGGTGCGCTACAAGGGATTCTCCTTCGGCATGAACTTCACCTATCGCTTGGGCGGACAGACCGTTCTCCAGACCTTGCTGAACAAAGTGGAAAATATCAATGATGTGGCAGTGCGTTACAACCAAGACAGACGTGCCTTGCACGATCGTTGGCAGAAACCGGGTGACATTGCCAAGTTCAAGCGTATCAACGATACGTCGGAAACGAAAATCTCCTCCCGTTTCATTGCCGATGAGAATACGTTGCAGTGCGCCAGCATTTCGTTGGGCTACGAAGATACTACGTCCGATTGGATTCGGAAAGCCGGTTTGTCATCGGTGACCTTCCGTATCTATACCAACAACATATTCCGTCTCTCTACAGTCAAGGAGGAACGCGGACTCGATTATCCTTTCTCCAGAAGCATTTCCGCTTCTTTGGGCTTACGTTTTTAA